The following proteins are encoded in a genomic region of Protaetiibacter sp. SSC-01:
- a CDS encoding sterol carrier family protein produces the protein MAVKRRIGGDAGRAAVRAWQGGADDRQTTATAVRFLLEQLASDHEGNSVEVRVPPFGATQAIEGPRHTRGTPPNVVETDAVTWLELATGALTWDAAVADARVSASGTRADLSEVLPIRWGA, from the coding sequence GTGGCGGTGAAGCGGCGGATCGGCGGGGATGCGGGGCGCGCGGCCGTGCGCGCGTGGCAGGGCGGCGCGGACGACCGGCAGACGACGGCGACGGCGGTGAGGTTCCTGCTCGAGCAGCTCGCGAGCGACCACGAGGGCAACTCGGTCGAGGTGCGCGTGCCGCCGTTCGGTGCGACCCAGGCGATCGAGGGTCCGCGGCACACGCGCGGCACCCCGCCGAACGTCGTCGAGACGGATGCCGTCACCTGGCTCGAGCTCGCCACGGGCGCGCTGACATGGGATGCCGCGGTCGCGGACGCGCGCGTCTCCGCCTCGGGTACGCGCGCCGACCTCTCCGAGGTGCTCCCCATCCGCTGGGGCGCCTGA
- the purF gene encoding amidophosphoribosyltransferase, which yields MCGIVGIVSSSPVNQQVYDSLSLLQHRGQDSTGIATAEGSIIHMFKAKGQVREAYRTRDMRTLLGNMGLGHVRYATRGDASKEQEAQPFYVNAPYGIVLVHNGNLTNTRELTEALFHTDRRHLNTSSDTELLVNVLANELQAQIRGAELDPDQVFDAIETLHERVEGSYAAIALIAGHGLLAFRDPYGIRPLILGRRSAGLVGEEWVVASESLVLEHGGYEVVRDVAPGEAVFITRSGELYARQCAKDPRLIPCSFEYVYLARPDSIMNGISVYDARLRLGDRLADTIAKYTPSGAIDVVMPIPDSSRPAAMQVARKLGIEYREGFYKNRYVGRTFIMPGQEQRTKSVKQKLNAMSSEFKGKNVLIVDDSIVRGTTSKEIVDMARQAGANSVTFTSAAPPVRYPHVYGINMPSRAELIASGRKIPEIATALGADYLIYQEVEDMKSAILEGSSITDLEMSCFTGEYITGSVTPEYLEWVERNQLS from the coding sequence ATGTGCGGCATCGTCGGCATCGTCTCATCGAGCCCCGTCAACCAGCAGGTCTACGACAGCCTGTCCCTCCTCCAGCATCGCGGCCAGGACTCGACGGGCATCGCGACCGCCGAGGGCTCGATCATCCACATGTTCAAGGCCAAGGGGCAGGTGCGCGAGGCGTACCGCACGCGCGACATGCGCACCCTGCTCGGCAACATGGGACTCGGCCACGTGCGCTACGCGACGCGCGGCGACGCATCGAAGGAGCAGGAGGCGCAGCCGTTCTACGTCAACGCGCCCTACGGCATCGTGCTCGTGCACAACGGCAACCTCACGAACACGCGCGAGCTCACCGAGGCGCTCTTCCACACCGACCGCCGGCACCTCAACACGAGCTCCGACACCGAGCTTCTCGTCAACGTGCTCGCGAACGAGCTGCAGGCGCAGATCCGCGGCGCCGAGCTCGACCCCGACCAGGTGTTCGACGCGATCGAGACTCTGCACGAGCGCGTCGAGGGCTCCTACGCCGCGATCGCCCTCATCGCGGGACACGGCCTGCTCGCCTTCCGGGACCCCTACGGCATCCGCCCCCTCATCCTGGGCCGCCGCAGCGCCGGGCTCGTGGGCGAAGAGTGGGTGGTCGCATCCGAGTCGCTCGTGCTCGAGCACGGCGGCTACGAGGTCGTGCGGGATGTCGCCCCCGGCGAGGCCGTGTTCATCACGCGCTCGGGCGAGCTGTACGCGCGCCAGTGCGCGAAGGACCCGCGGCTCATCCCGTGCTCGTTCGAGTACGTCTACCTCGCGCGCCCCGACTCGATCATGAACGGCATCTCGGTCTACGACGCGCGTCTGCGCCTCGGCGACCGCCTCGCCGACACGATCGCGAAGTACACGCCGTCGGGCGCGATCGACGTCGTCATGCCGATCCCCGACTCGTCGCGCCCCGCCGCGATGCAGGTGGCCCGCAAGCTCGGAATCGAGTACCGCGAGGGGTTCTACAAGAACCGCTACGTCGGCCGCACGTTCATCATGCCGGGCCAGGAGCAGCGCACGAAGAGCGTCAAGCAGAAGCTCAACGCCATGTCGAGCGAGTTCAAGGGCAAGAACGTGCTCATCGTCGACGACTCGATCGTGCGCGGCACGACCTCGAAGGAGATCGTCGATATGGCGCGCCAGGCGGGCGCCAACTCGGTCACCTTCACCTCGGCCGCCCCGCCCGTGCGCTACCCGCACGTCTACGGCATCAACATGCCCTCGCGGGCCGAGCTCATCGCATCCGGGCGCAAGATCCCCGAGATCGCGACGGCCCTCGGCGCCGACTACCTCATCTACCAGGAGGTCGAGGACATGAAGTCGGCCATCCTCGAGGGCTCGTCGATCACCGACCTCGAGATGAGCTGCTTCACGGGCGAGTACATCACCGGCTCGGTGACACCCGAGTACCTCGAGTGGGTCGAGCGCAACCAGCTCAGCTGA
- a CDS encoding cadherin-like beta sandwich domain-containing protein, giving the protein MPHTRRRPTLKSVLALLLASVLSLGAVTAAHAAPGPTLSGLTVSTGALDPGFAPGVTEYTMEVPFGVTSLSFTPTVADAGSTLSVWNGSATVAPASGTPVNATLRLGANSFFIWVVDASSASTQYTVNVTRLAPPPPAYDPRLTSLTVSVGTLSPDFDPAVTSYQVAVAYEESLVTFSATSTDTVTYYNPARPMIGGMTFMQVGGNLVQVIVTAGDGTTTRTYDISVTRDTAPTADVDLDAFELSVGELTPEFDPAITDYTASVPFAVRSLQLTASPSDPATTMELNGAALADGEPATVSVNYNGGSGYSVRVVAANGAEKSYYVHITREPPSDDADLTALSISEGTLSPDFDNAETAYTATVPYLTTSVTVTGVVSDATAILRVNGVDVASGAASAPVPLAVGSNTIVVSATAEDGVTETSRTITVTREAPDLDLEELAVDGFDLTPEFDASVTSYAVTVPYLTTSVDVAAAAVESAWGVTIAGETGPTANVSLPVGTTTVVVRVTALYGETRDYTIVVTREAAAAAVVDFDLEFEGGDPAANARFDVTAQNLLPGSTATVTMHSTPIVLATALVAGDRTVTISSRLPASIEPGAHRLVFEGTSEDGSAVQVTAWFTVLRNGTIGAVSLTGPVAYTEAALAATGAEGTGDAMLAALLLLLGGALLVRASTRRRARI; this is encoded by the coding sequence ATGCCGCATACACGACGCCGGCCGACGCTGAAGTCGGTTCTCGCCCTCCTGCTCGCCTCCGTCCTCTCGCTCGGCGCCGTCACCGCGGCCCACGCGGCCCCGGGCCCTACGCTGAGCGGCCTGACCGTCTCGACGGGCGCGCTCGATCCGGGCTTCGCTCCCGGCGTGACGGAGTACACGATGGAGGTGCCGTTCGGCGTCACCTCCCTCTCCTTCACCCCCACGGTCGCCGACGCGGGATCCACGCTGAGCGTGTGGAACGGCAGCGCCACCGTCGCCCCCGCGAGCGGCACACCCGTGAACGCGACCCTGCGGCTCGGGGCGAACAGCTTCTTCATCTGGGTCGTCGACGCCTCGTCGGCGTCGACGCAGTACACGGTGAACGTCACCCGCCTCGCGCCGCCCCCGCCTGCCTACGACCCGCGCCTCACCTCGCTCACGGTCTCGGTGGGCACGCTGTCGCCTGACTTCGACCCCGCCGTGACGAGCTACCAGGTCGCTGTGGCGTACGAGGAGTCGCTCGTCACGTTCTCGGCGACCTCGACCGACACGGTGACCTACTACAACCCCGCCCGCCCCATGATCGGCGGCATGACCTTCATGCAGGTCGGCGGCAACCTGGTGCAGGTCATCGTGACGGCCGGCGACGGCACCACGACGCGCACCTACGACATCTCGGTCACGCGCGACACCGCCCCGACGGCGGATGTCGACCTGGATGCGTTCGAGCTGTCGGTCGGCGAGCTCACCCCCGAGTTCGACCCTGCGATCACCGACTACACCGCGAGCGTGCCGTTCGCCGTCCGCTCGCTGCAGCTCACCGCGTCGCCCTCCGACCCGGCCACGACGATGGAGCTCAACGGGGCGGCGCTCGCCGACGGCGAGCCGGCCACGGTCTCGGTCAACTACAACGGCGGAAGCGGGTACTCCGTCCGCGTCGTCGCGGCGAACGGGGCCGAGAAGAGCTACTACGTGCACATCACGCGCGAGCCCCCGTCGGACGACGCAGACCTCACGGCACTCAGCATCTCCGAGGGCACGCTGTCGCCCGACTTCGACAACGCCGAGACGGCCTACACGGCGACCGTGCCGTACCTCACGACCTCGGTGACCGTCACGGGTGTCGTCTCGGATGCCACGGCCATCCTGCGCGTGAACGGCGTCGACGTGGCGTCGGGCGCGGCATCCGCTCCAGTGCCGCTCGCCGTGGGCTCGAACACCATCGTGGTCTCCGCAACGGCCGAGGACGGCGTCACCGAGACCTCCCGCACGATCACCGTGACGCGCGAGGCGCCGGATCTCGACCTCGAGGAGCTCGCGGTCGACGGCTTCGACCTCACCCCCGAGTTCGACGCCTCGGTCACCTCCTACGCGGTCACCGTGCCGTACCTGACGACGTCGGTCGACGTCGCGGCTGCGGCCGTGGAGTCGGCGTGGGGTGTCACCATCGCGGGCGAGACCGGCCCGACGGCGAACGTCTCGCTGCCCGTCGGCACGACGACCGTCGTCGTGCGCGTGACCGCCCTGTACGGCGAGACGCGCGACTACACGATCGTCGTCACGCGTGAGGCCGCCGCGGCGGCCGTCGTCGACTTCGACCTCGAGTTCGAGGGCGGCGACCCGGCGGCGAACGCGCGCTTCGACGTCACCGCGCAGAACCTGCTCCCGGGCAGCACCGCGACGGTGACGATGCACTCGACGCCCATCGTGCTCGCGACCGCCCTCGTGGCGGGTGACCGCACGGTCACGATCTCGTCGCGGCTGCCCGCGTCGATCGAGCCCGGTGCCCACCGCCTCGTGTTCGAGGGCACGTCCGAGGACGGCTCGGCCGTGCAGGTGACGGCGTGGTTCACGGTGCTGCGGAACGGCACGATCGGCGCCGTCTCGCTCACGGGTCCCGTCGCCTACACCGAGGCGGCCCTCGCAGCCACGGGCGCGGAGGGAACCGGTGACGCGATGCTCGCGGCCCTGCTCCTGCTGCTCGGCGGCGCGCTGCTCGTGCGCGCCTCGACTCGTCGCCGCGCGCGCATCTGA